A single Coregonus clupeaformis isolate EN_2021a unplaced genomic scaffold, ASM2061545v1 scaf0347, whole genome shotgun sequence DNA region contains:
- the LOC123481007 gene encoding protein Aster-A-like isoform X3: MDSVASAGSAQCTQDRCHSDTDTIKQRVDITSKLKTSHDMFDTASNSPRSTPGSSPSLRRRVLGGSGGGGGRTSDAEGGPGERSGERRGSDSPLPSSSTAAAASAYPIASRHFSRNAKKMQSWYNVLSPTYKQRNEDFRKLFKKLPDTERLIVDYSCALQKDILLQGRLYLSENWLCFYSNIFRWETTITILLKDVTTLTKEKTAKVIPNAIQISTDHDKHFFTSFGARDRSYMMIFRLWQNALMDKPLSPKELWHIVHQCYGTELGLTSEDDDYVSPTAEHINGLLPVDESVSVSDLLDLSSLGAIASLGSSPHSSMAALFPSGPLLASSGLGFSPPSSSTCLPIDILGSTSLDPPDPSPPSSQSSLPSTTHSTHTASLSAPASAAASFYVEEGGDSLLESANHMMPPSATSLGNLSSLDQLTNDDELPTDPSNSSDTQEEDEVESFCADLAGRLHINMVVRMSVDKLHDLLFSADTHFIQHLFSQRHFTDLSVSEWQQDSSSGNTNRILSYTIVINNPLGPKTAPVVETQTLYKNSAPGECYVVDSEVITSGIPYQDYFYTVHRYCLTSINKNKSRLRVSSDICYKKQPWSLVKALIEKNTWSGIEEYYRHMESEVCKLETLLQSEVSVVTSGDAVGADAAKTPPALRRRKRTCSRRQGDREREGGGVGGGEHGDRGIGEERREAGGQYKHGERSRGGGNSISTILLIVSFMICVSLVVLVALNMLLFYKLYSLERAAHTLETWHSFSLSDSPLPQSAGEWAQVLQLQRQFHQAQLGKWQEILQSSVTLLDQMKQSLEKLHRGIVTPEVQQDPPSNPTSESVTEH, from the exons ATGGACAGTGTAGCGTCGGCTGGCTCGGCGCAGTGCACACAGGACCGGTGCCATAGTGATACAGATACTATAAAGCAGCGTGTGGACATCACGTCCAAATTGAAAACATCTCATGACATGTTCGA tacCGCCAGTAACTCTCCGCGCAGCACCCCTGGCAGCTCCCCCTCTCTGCGCCGGCGGGTGCTGGGGGGTAGTGGTGGGGGTGGAGGCAGGACCAGCGACGCAGAGGGTGGCCCAGGGGAGCGCAGCGGGGAAAGGAGGGGTTCGGACAGCCCcctgccctcctcctccactgCCGCAGCCGCCTCCGCCTACCCCATCGCCTCACGCCATTTCAGCCGCAACGCCAAG AAAATGCAGAGCTGGTACAAT gTTCTCAGTCCCACTTATAAACAGCGCAATGAGGATTTCCGTAAACTCTTCAAGAAGCTGCCAGACACGGAACGCCTCATAGTGG actACTCGTGTGCGCTGCAGAAAGACATCCTACTTCAGGGGCGACTCTATCTGTCAGAGAACTGGCTCTGCTTCTATAGCAATATCTTCCGCTGGGAAACCACT ATCACAATCCTGCTGAAAGATGTGACCACCCTGACCAAGGAGAAGACTGCCAAAGTCATCCCCAACGCCATTCAGATCAGCACTGACCACGACAAG CACTTCTTCACATCTTTCGGGGCAAGGGATCGCAGCTACATGATGATTTTCAGACTGTGGCAGAACGCACTGATGGACAAG CCTCTGTCCCCAAAGGAGCTGTGGCACATAGTCCACCAGTGTTACGGCACTGAGCTGGGCCTCACCAGTGAAGACGATGACTATGTCTCCCCCACCGCCGAGCACATTAACGGCCTACT GCCAGTGGATGAgtcagtctctgtctctgacctGTTGGACCTCAGCTCCTTGGGGGCCATAGCTTCTCTGGGCAGCTCGCCCCACTCCTCCATGGCAGCCTTGTTCCCCAGTGGCCCCCTCCTAGCCAGCAGTGGTCTGggcttctctcccccctcctcatccaCCTGCCTGCCCATAGACATCCTCGGCAGCACCTCCCTCGACCCCCCGGATCCAAGCCCGCCCAGCTCTCAGAGCTCCCTGCCCTCcaccacacactccacacacaccgcCTCCTTGTCCGCCCCCGCCTCGGCTGCTGCCTCTTTC TATGTGGAGGAGGGCGGGGACAGCCTGTTGGAGTCGGCCAATCACATGATGCCCCCGTCTGCCACCAGTCTGGGAAACCTCTCCTCATTGGACCAGCTCACCAACGATGACGAGCTGCCCACAGACCCCAGCAACTCCTCAGACACACAGGAAGAGG ACGAGGTGGAGTCGTTCTGTGCAGACCTGGCTGGCCGGCTGCACATCAACATGGTGGTGCGCATGAGCGTAGACAAGCTGCATGACCTGCTCTTCTCCGCCGACACACACTTCATCCAGCATCTCTTCTCCCAGCGCCACTTCACAG aCCTGTCAGTTAGTGAGTGGCAGCAGGACAGCAGCAGTGGGAACACCAACCGCATCCTGAGTTACACCATCGTCATCAACAACCCCCTGGGCCCCAAGACCGCCCCCGTGGTGGAAACTCAG ACGCTGTATAAGAACAGTGCGCCGGGTGAGTGTTACGTGGTGGACTCTGAGGTCATTACCTCGGGCATCCCCTACCAGGACTACTTCTACACCGTGCACCGCTACTGCCTCACCTCCATCAACAAGAACAAGAGCAGACTCAG GGTGTCTTCAGATATCTGCTATAAGAAGCAGCCGTGGAGCCTGGTGAAGGCACTCATCGAGAAGAACACCTGGAGCGGCATTGAGGAGTACTACAGACACATGG aGAGTGAGGTGTGTAAGCTGGAGACCCTGCTCCAGTCGGAGGTGTCAGTGGTGACCTCTGGGGATGCGGTGGGGGCAGACGCTGCTAAGACACCCCCGGCCCTGCGGCGACGCAAACGCACCTGCTCCCGGCGCCAGGGGgaccgggagagagagggagggggcgtGGGAGGTGGAGAGCACGGGGACCgagggataggagaggagaggagagaggcgg GTGGTCAGTACAAGCATGGAGAGCGGTCGCGTGGAGGAGGCAACAGCATCTCTACCATACTGCTCATAGTCAGCTTCAT GATCTGTGTCAG tctggTGGTGTTGGTGGCTCTCAACATGCTCTTGTTCTACAAGCTGTATTCTCTGGAGAGAGCTGCACACACGCTGGAGACGTGgcactccttctctctgtctgacaG TCCTCTACCCCAGTCTGCAGGAGAGTGGGCCCAGGTGTTACAGCTCCAGAGACAGTTCCACCAGGCCCAGCTGGGCAAATGGCAAGAGATCCTCCAGTCCTCAGTCACTCTGctagaccag ATGAAACAGTCATTGGAAAAGCTCCACCGAGGCATCGTCACTCCAGAAGTCCAGCAGGATCCCCCCTCGAACCCCACTTCGGAGTCTGTCACTGAGCACTGa
- the LOC123481007 gene encoding protein Aster-A-like isoform X4: MLLMGSCEKVDFNITPRTVARLVFEAEQDNRNGGNSSNGSTASNSPRSTPGSSPSLRRRVLGGSGGGGGRTSDAEGGPGERSGERRGSDSPLPSSSTAAAASAYPIASRHFSRNAKKMQSWYNVLSPTYKQRNEDFRKLFKKLPDTERLIVDYSCALQKDILLQGRLYLSENWLCFYSNIFRWETTITILLKDVTTLTKEKTAKVIPNAIQISTDHDKHFFTSFGARDRSYMMIFRLWQNALMDKPLSPKELWHIVHQCYGTELGLTSEDDDYVSPTAEHINGLLPVDESVSVSDLLDLSSLGAIASLGSSPHSSMAALFPSGPLLASSGLGFSPPSSSTCLPIDILGSTSLDPPDPSPPSSQSSLPSTTHSTHTASLSAPASAAASFYVEEGGDSLLESANHMMPPSATSLGNLSSLDQLTNDDELPTDPSNSSDTQEEDEVESFCADLAGRLHINMVVRMSVDKLHDLLFSADTHFIQHLFSQRHFTDLSVSEWQQDSSSGNTNRILSYTIVINNPLGPKTAPVVETQTLYKNSAPGECYVVDSEVITSGIPYQDYFYTVHRYCLTSINKNKSRLRVSSDICYKKQPWSLVKALIEKNTWSGIEEYYRHMESEVCKLETLLQSEVSVVTSGDAVGADAAKTPPALRRRKRTCSRRQGDREREGGGVGGGEHGDRGIGEERREAGGQYKHGERSRGGGNSISTILLIVSFMICVSLVVLVALNMLLFYKLYSLERAAHTLETWHSFSLSDSPLPQSAGEWAQVLQLQRQFHQAQLGKWQEILQSSVTLLDQMKQSLEKLHRGIVTPEVQQDPPSNPTSESVTEH, translated from the exons tacCGCCAGTAACTCTCCGCGCAGCACCCCTGGCAGCTCCCCCTCTCTGCGCCGGCGGGTGCTGGGGGGTAGTGGTGGGGGTGGAGGCAGGACCAGCGACGCAGAGGGTGGCCCAGGGGAGCGCAGCGGGGAAAGGAGGGGTTCGGACAGCCCcctgccctcctcctccactgCCGCAGCCGCCTCCGCCTACCCCATCGCCTCACGCCATTTCAGCCGCAACGCCAAG AAAATGCAGAGCTGGTACAAT gTTCTCAGTCCCACTTATAAACAGCGCAATGAGGATTTCCGTAAACTCTTCAAGAAGCTGCCAGACACGGAACGCCTCATAGTGG actACTCGTGTGCGCTGCAGAAAGACATCCTACTTCAGGGGCGACTCTATCTGTCAGAGAACTGGCTCTGCTTCTATAGCAATATCTTCCGCTGGGAAACCACT ATCACAATCCTGCTGAAAGATGTGACCACCCTGACCAAGGAGAAGACTGCCAAAGTCATCCCCAACGCCATTCAGATCAGCACTGACCACGACAAG CACTTCTTCACATCTTTCGGGGCAAGGGATCGCAGCTACATGATGATTTTCAGACTGTGGCAGAACGCACTGATGGACAAG CCTCTGTCCCCAAAGGAGCTGTGGCACATAGTCCACCAGTGTTACGGCACTGAGCTGGGCCTCACCAGTGAAGACGATGACTATGTCTCCCCCACCGCCGAGCACATTAACGGCCTACT GCCAGTGGATGAgtcagtctctgtctctgacctGTTGGACCTCAGCTCCTTGGGGGCCATAGCTTCTCTGGGCAGCTCGCCCCACTCCTCCATGGCAGCCTTGTTCCCCAGTGGCCCCCTCCTAGCCAGCAGTGGTCTGggcttctctcccccctcctcatccaCCTGCCTGCCCATAGACATCCTCGGCAGCACCTCCCTCGACCCCCCGGATCCAAGCCCGCCCAGCTCTCAGAGCTCCCTGCCCTCcaccacacactccacacacaccgcCTCCTTGTCCGCCCCCGCCTCGGCTGCTGCCTCTTTC TATGTGGAGGAGGGCGGGGACAGCCTGTTGGAGTCGGCCAATCACATGATGCCCCCGTCTGCCACCAGTCTGGGAAACCTCTCCTCATTGGACCAGCTCACCAACGATGACGAGCTGCCCACAGACCCCAGCAACTCCTCAGACACACAGGAAGAGG ACGAGGTGGAGTCGTTCTGTGCAGACCTGGCTGGCCGGCTGCACATCAACATGGTGGTGCGCATGAGCGTAGACAAGCTGCATGACCTGCTCTTCTCCGCCGACACACACTTCATCCAGCATCTCTTCTCCCAGCGCCACTTCACAG aCCTGTCAGTTAGTGAGTGGCAGCAGGACAGCAGCAGTGGGAACACCAACCGCATCCTGAGTTACACCATCGTCATCAACAACCCCCTGGGCCCCAAGACCGCCCCCGTGGTGGAAACTCAG ACGCTGTATAAGAACAGTGCGCCGGGTGAGTGTTACGTGGTGGACTCTGAGGTCATTACCTCGGGCATCCCCTACCAGGACTACTTCTACACCGTGCACCGCTACTGCCTCACCTCCATCAACAAGAACAAGAGCAGACTCAG GGTGTCTTCAGATATCTGCTATAAGAAGCAGCCGTGGAGCCTGGTGAAGGCACTCATCGAGAAGAACACCTGGAGCGGCATTGAGGAGTACTACAGACACATGG aGAGTGAGGTGTGTAAGCTGGAGACCCTGCTCCAGTCGGAGGTGTCAGTGGTGACCTCTGGGGATGCGGTGGGGGCAGACGCTGCTAAGACACCCCCGGCCCTGCGGCGACGCAAACGCACCTGCTCCCGGCGCCAGGGGgaccgggagagagagggagggggcgtGGGAGGTGGAGAGCACGGGGACCgagggataggagaggagaggagagaggcgg GTGGTCAGTACAAGCATGGAGAGCGGTCGCGTGGAGGAGGCAACAGCATCTCTACCATACTGCTCATAGTCAGCTTCAT GATCTGTGTCAG tctggTGGTGTTGGTGGCTCTCAACATGCTCTTGTTCTACAAGCTGTATTCTCTGGAGAGAGCTGCACACACGCTGGAGACGTGgcactccttctctctgtctgacaG TCCTCTACCCCAGTCTGCAGGAGAGTGGGCCCAGGTGTTACAGCTCCAGAGACAGTTCCACCAGGCCCAGCTGGGCAAATGGCAAGAGATCCTCCAGTCCTCAGTCACTCTGctagaccag ATGAAACAGTCATTGGAAAAGCTCCACCGAGGCATCGTCACTCCAGAAGTCCAGCAGGATCCCCCCTCGAACCCCACTTCGGAGTCTGTCACTGAGCACTGa